A genomic segment from Maniola jurtina chromosome 9, ilManJurt1.1, whole genome shotgun sequence encodes:
- the LOC123868446 gene encoding uncharacterized protein LOC123868446 isoform X1 → MKSRNIMEMPGSERLQVKCELPSDEEESNSQFAHSFGHQLTSEYVPIKLEPNLQVDDNASSNLLHHLQCVEGALEELVPAPAAPTATPVCEQLPSTNDASFATLEPASYTTAEGSSLIDRHIQMMSTSEVADSSDFVPLMAIKDEPTSEGEQQHLSGDDTSDSGGPPHESLSRGSPKSWTQQDMEKALEALRKHNMSLTKASATYGIPSTTLWQRAHRLGIDTPKKEGASKSWSEADLRGALHALRAGAISANKASKAYGIPSSTLYKIARREGIRLAAPFNAAPTAWRRADLERALQAIRCGAASVQRAATQFGIPTGTLYGRCKREGIELSRSNPTPWSEDAMGEALEAVRVGQMSINQAAIHYNLPYSSLYGRFKRCKYQPMQNQPIQQDIPTHSDTENQPQDLYYQQMSQTMLAEDIQSPYMNDMETSHIQYAQMYYTPCNVSS, encoded by the exons ATGAAAAGTCGTAACATTATG GAAATGCCAGGATCAGAAAGGCTTCAAGTGAAATGCGAACTGCCATCAGACGAAGAAGAAAGTAATTCACAATTCGCTCATTCATTTGGTCATCAG CTCACATCAGAATACGTCCCTATTAAATTGGAACCTAATTTACAAGTAGACGACAATGCATCGTCGAATCTCTTGCATCATTTACAG TGTGTTGAAGGCGCGCTGGAAGAGCTAGTGCCTGCGCCGGCTGCACCCACCGCCACGCCTGTATGTGAACAACTGCCTTCCACCAATGATGCCTCCTTCGCGACACTAGAACCGGCCTCATATACTACTGCTGAG GGGTCATCACTCATCGACAGGCATATACAAATGATGAGCACCAGTGAAGTGGCCGATTCATCGGATTTTGTGCCTCTGATGGCCATCAAAGATGAACCCACGTCGGAAGGAG AGCAGCAACATTTAAGTGGTGACGATACAAGCGATTCAGGCGGTCCACCACATGAGTCCTTAAGTCGCGGCAGTCCTAAGAGCTGGACTCAACAGGACATGGAGAAGGCTTTGGAAGCTTTGAGGAAGCATAATATGAGTTTAACAAAA GCATCAGCGACCTACGGTATACCGTCAACGACCCTCTGGCAGAGGGCACATCGGTTAGGCATCGACACTCCGAAAAAGGAAGGTGCGTCTAAGTCCTGGAGCGAGGCAGACCTGCGCGGGGCGCTGCATGCACTAAGAGCGGGTGCTATAAGTGCCAACAAAGCTAGCAAGGCTTATG GAATCCCTAGCAGTACTCTATACAAGATAGCTCGTCGCGAAGGCATCCGCCTGGCAGCGCCTTTCAACGCCGCGCCGACCGCGTGGAGACGCGCGGACTTGGAGCGAGCTCTACAAGCTATCCGATGCGGCGCCGCCTCCGTGCAACGAGCCGCCACGCAGTTCGGAATACCCACAG GAACTCTGTATGGGCGATGCAAGCGAGAAGGCATCGAGTTGTCTCGTTCCAATCCCACTCCGTGGTCAGAAGATGCCATGGGGGAAGCATTGGAAgctgttag AGTGGGTCAAATGTCTATAAACCAAGCAGCGATCCACTATAACCTGCCTTACTCGTCTTTGTACGGACGCTTCAAACGCTGCAAATATCAACCTATGCAG AACCAACCAATTCAACAAGACATACCAACACACTCCGACACGGAAAACCAGCCACAAGACTTGTATTATCAACAGATGTCCCAAACTATGCTCGCGGAGGATATACAAAGCCCCTACATGAACGATATGGAGACTTCGCATATTCAGTACGCACAGATGTACTACACTCCGTGCAATGTGTCCAGCTGA
- the LOC123868446 gene encoding uncharacterized protein LOC123868446 isoform X2, translated as MPGSERLQVKCELPSDEEESNSQFAHSFGHQLTSEYVPIKLEPNLQVDDNASSNLLHHLQCVEGALEELVPAPAAPTATPVCEQLPSTNDASFATLEPASYTTAEGSSLIDRHIQMMSTSEVADSSDFVPLMAIKDEPTSEGEQQHLSGDDTSDSGGPPHESLSRGSPKSWTQQDMEKALEALRKHNMSLTKASATYGIPSTTLWQRAHRLGIDTPKKEGASKSWSEADLRGALHALRAGAISANKASKAYGIPSSTLYKIARREGIRLAAPFNAAPTAWRRADLERALQAIRCGAASVQRAATQFGIPTGTLYGRCKREGIELSRSNPTPWSEDAMGEALEAVRVGQMSINQAAIHYNLPYSSLYGRFKRCKYQPMQNQPIQQDIPTHSDTENQPQDLYYQQMSQTMLAEDIQSPYMNDMETSHIQYAQMYYTPCNVSS; from the exons ATGCCAGGATCAGAAAGGCTTCAAGTGAAATGCGAACTGCCATCAGACGAAGAAGAAAGTAATTCACAATTCGCTCATTCATTTGGTCATCAG CTCACATCAGAATACGTCCCTATTAAATTGGAACCTAATTTACAAGTAGACGACAATGCATCGTCGAATCTCTTGCATCATTTACAG TGTGTTGAAGGCGCGCTGGAAGAGCTAGTGCCTGCGCCGGCTGCACCCACCGCCACGCCTGTATGTGAACAACTGCCTTCCACCAATGATGCCTCCTTCGCGACACTAGAACCGGCCTCATATACTACTGCTGAG GGGTCATCACTCATCGACAGGCATATACAAATGATGAGCACCAGTGAAGTGGCCGATTCATCGGATTTTGTGCCTCTGATGGCCATCAAAGATGAACCCACGTCGGAAGGAG AGCAGCAACATTTAAGTGGTGACGATACAAGCGATTCAGGCGGTCCACCACATGAGTCCTTAAGTCGCGGCAGTCCTAAGAGCTGGACTCAACAGGACATGGAGAAGGCTTTGGAAGCTTTGAGGAAGCATAATATGAGTTTAACAAAA GCATCAGCGACCTACGGTATACCGTCAACGACCCTCTGGCAGAGGGCACATCGGTTAGGCATCGACACTCCGAAAAAGGAAGGTGCGTCTAAGTCCTGGAGCGAGGCAGACCTGCGCGGGGCGCTGCATGCACTAAGAGCGGGTGCTATAAGTGCCAACAAAGCTAGCAAGGCTTATG GAATCCCTAGCAGTACTCTATACAAGATAGCTCGTCGCGAAGGCATCCGCCTGGCAGCGCCTTTCAACGCCGCGCCGACCGCGTGGAGACGCGCGGACTTGGAGCGAGCTCTACAAGCTATCCGATGCGGCGCCGCCTCCGTGCAACGAGCCGCCACGCAGTTCGGAATACCCACAG GAACTCTGTATGGGCGATGCAAGCGAGAAGGCATCGAGTTGTCTCGTTCCAATCCCACTCCGTGGTCAGAAGATGCCATGGGGGAAGCATTGGAAgctgttag AGTGGGTCAAATGTCTATAAACCAAGCAGCGATCCACTATAACCTGCCTTACTCGTCTTTGTACGGACGCTTCAAACGCTGCAAATATCAACCTATGCAG AACCAACCAATTCAACAAGACATACCAACACACTCCGACACGGAAAACCAGCCACAAGACTTGTATTATCAACAGATGTCCCAAACTATGCTCGCGGAGGATATACAAAGCCCCTACATGAACGATATGGAGACTTCGCATATTCAGTACGCACAGATGTACTACACTCCGTGCAATGTGTCCAGCTGA